One Clostridium estertheticum DNA segment encodes these proteins:
- a CDS encoding DUF362 domain-containing protein, whose product MSKSKVYFTDLRTKPGYNLLDKLQRLVVEAGIKNIDYKDKFVAIKIHFGEPGNLSYIRPNYAAKIVKLIKELGGKPFLTDANTLYSGRRFNAVDHIEAAMENGFNPMAVGCNVIIADGLKGGDYREIPINQKYCKTAKIASAIADSDIVISMTHFKGHEMTGFGGTLKNLGMGSGSIGGKLEMHSASKPLMKHSKCVSCGLCIKNCLHEAISFDENKKATIDYDKCVGCGQCVAVCRFDSATVKWNESADIANEKIAEYAYAVTKDKPTFHISFIMNVSPNCDCWNSNDVSIVPDIGMAASFDPVALDQACVDMVNSATALYATELSDKHYHEGQDKFSHIHPDTNWKVGLDHAKAIGVGTDEYELVIVK is encoded by the coding sequence ATGAGCAAATCAAAAGTATATTTTACAGACTTAAGAACAAAACCAGGGTATAATCTATTAGATAAGCTTCAAAGGCTTGTAGTAGAAGCAGGTATAAAAAACATTGATTATAAAGATAAATTTGTGGCTATAAAAATTCATTTTGGAGAACCAGGAAATCTTTCTTACATTCGACCAAACTATGCTGCAAAAATTGTTAAACTTATAAAGGAGTTAGGTGGTAAGCCTTTCCTTACTGATGCAAACACCTTATACTCTGGAAGAAGATTTAATGCTGTAGATCATATTGAAGCAGCTATGGAAAATGGTTTTAATCCAATGGCAGTTGGCTGTAACGTGATTATAGCAGATGGATTAAAGGGTGGAGATTATAGAGAAATTCCAATCAACCAGAAATATTGCAAAACTGCTAAAATAGCATCCGCTATTGCGGATTCAGATATAGTTATTTCTATGACTCACTTTAAAGGTCATGAAATGACAGGCTTCGGAGGAACATTAAAGAATTTAGGTATGGGATCTGGTTCCATTGGAGGCAAGCTTGAAATGCATTCTGCTTCTAAGCCTTTAATGAAACATAGCAAATGTGTAAGTTGTGGACTCTGCATTAAAAATTGCCTACATGAGGCAATCTCATTTGATGAAAATAAAAAAGCAACTATAGATTATGATAAATGTGTTGGCTGTGGCCAATGTGTTGCAGTATGTCGTTTTGACAGCGCAACTGTAAAGTGGAATGAATCTGCTGACATTGCTAATGAAAAAATTGCAGAGTATGCCTATGCAGTTACTAAAGATAAACCAACTTTCCATATTAGCTTCATTATGAATGTTTCCCCTAATTGTGATTGTTGGAACTCAAACGATGTATCAATTGTTCCAGATATAGGTATGGCCGCATCCTTTGATCCAGTAGCCCTAGATCAAGCCTGTGTTGATATGGTTAACAGTGCAACTGCACTATATGCAACTGAGCTTTCAGATAAACATTATCATGAGGGACAAGATAAATTTTCTCATATACACCCTGATACAAATTGGAAGGTTGGCCTAGACCACGCAAAAGCTATTGGCGTTGGTACTGACGAATATGAGCTAGTAATAGTTAAATAA
- a CDS encoding methyl-accepting chemotaxis protein, with protein MFNSQKKKILATIIFLTSLCTITFVIISYFAVQRAVISQMENDGTTLVGTVSSEIKQYKLVEKAEITAIIKDVKKEGKGNISYVSLVDTNMKMLISSDDVDPTAVKKEESTAAVQKPSTGSDTVSSATTQGDVKSVVKEEKTAGFIFKAPDGQKVYNVSAPFYEDSKLVGTINIGISLKNMYSVILNGIIFTLLVSLGMQLIAVVLGLIISKNISAPLTKIVDKLEDFSKGDLTVTFESKSKDEIKKLTDGLNSSLYILKNTISHIKDTVSGLNKISYCLTASGQEAAASSEEVSEAIDGVFKGMEEQTANTSEIAVVIDRFGHRLDDIQNKVRLLSESGVEIKQSADNGAVNLEDLVKSIHDVKDSFEHTEEGIKYLNINVGKIGEITSVINNVAEQTNLLALNAAIEAARAGDAGRGFAVVAEEIRKLSKQVLESSMNINELIQLVGNGTKEVSELTIVLSGKLGNQMRIIEGTVDSFKSIQNEVNRTMPQINDAYKDLNSSVEEKELIKSRAEKLAVVSKEVSASTEEISSAVTKQSEAVTQLSATAQELNAMAEGLNEEIEKFKV; from the coding sequence ATGTTTAATTCTCAGAAGAAAAAAATACTTGCAACTATAATTTTTTTGACATCACTTTGTACCATAACCTTTGTTATAATATCCTATTTTGCTGTTCAAAGAGCGGTAATAAGTCAGATGGAAAATGATGGAACAACATTAGTGGGAACTGTTAGTAGTGAAATAAAGCAATATAAGTTAGTTGAAAAGGCCGAGATAACAGCCATAATTAAAGATGTTAAAAAAGAGGGGAAAGGTAATATTTCTTATGTGTCTCTAGTTGACACAAATATGAAGATGCTTATTAGCAGTGATGATGTAGATCCAACCGCTGTGAAGAAAGAAGAAAGCACAGCAGCGGTTCAAAAGCCTAGTACAGGATCAGATACAGTGTCTTCTGCAACTACTCAAGGAGATGTTAAATCCGTGGTAAAGGAAGAAAAGACTGCAGGATTTATATTTAAGGCTCCTGACGGTCAAAAGGTATACAATGTGTCAGCACCTTTTTATGAGGATTCTAAATTGGTAGGTACCATTAATATTGGCATATCTCTTAAAAATATGTACAGTGTTATACTAAATGGCATTATTTTCACACTACTAGTTTCTCTAGGTATGCAGTTAATAGCAGTTGTACTTGGATTAATAATTTCTAAGAATATATCAGCACCATTAACTAAAATTGTAGATAAACTTGAAGACTTTTCAAAGGGAGACTTAACAGTTACCTTTGAAAGTAAAAGTAAAGATGAAATAAAAAAACTTACAGATGGACTTAATAGCAGTCTGTATATTTTGAAGAATACAATTTCACATATAAAAGATACAGTGTCAGGCCTTAATAAAATATCTTATTGTTTAACAGCTTCAGGGCAAGAAGCTGCGGCTTCTAGTGAAGAAGTTTCGGAGGCTATAGATGGTGTATTTAAAGGTATGGAAGAGCAGACCGCAAATACAAGCGAAATTGCAGTAGTAATAGACAGATTTGGTCATAGACTAGATGATATTCAAAATAAAGTAAGGCTACTGTCTGAGAGTGGTGTAGAAATTAAACAGAGTGCTGATAATGGTGCAGTTAATCTTGAAGATTTAGTGAAATCAATCCATGATGTAAAAGATTCTTTTGAACATACAGAAGAAGGTATTAAGTATCTTAACATTAACGTGGGTAAAATAGGGGAAATAACAAGTGTAATAAATAATGTGGCTGAGCAAACTAATCTTCTTGCATTAAATGCTGCAATTGAAGCTGCAAGAGCTGGCGACGCTGGCAGGGGATTTGCTGTAGTCGCTGAGGAAATAAGGAAACTTTCAAAACAGGTGTTAGAATCATCAATGAATATAAATGAGCTTATCCAATTAGTAGGCAATGGAACTAAAGAGGTTTCAGAGCTAACAATAGTTTTATCTGGTAAGCTTGGTAATCAAATGAGAATTATCGAAGGTACTGTGGACTCTTTTAAAAGTATTCAGAATGAAGTTAATAGAACAATGCCTCAGATTAATGATGCTTATAAGGACCTTAATAGTTCAGTGGAAGAAAAGGAACTTATTAAAAGCAGGGCTGAAAAATTAGCAGTTGTATCAAAAGAAGTATCAGCTTCTACAGAAGAAATATCTTCTGCAGTAACAAAACAATCAGAGGCAGTTACACAACTTTCTGCTACAGCTCAAGAGCTAAATGCTATGGCAGAGGGGTTAAATGAAGAGATTGAAAAATTTAAAGTATAA